The genomic region GTGGACTACCAGGGTATCTAATCCTGTTTGCTACCCACACTTTCGAGCCTCAACGTCAGTTACAGTCCAGTAAGCCGCCTTCGCCACTGGTGTTCTTCCATATATCTACGCATTCCACCGCTACACATGGAGTTCCACTTACCTCTACTGCACTCAAGTTGCCCAGTTTCCAAAGCCATTCCACAGTTAAGCTGTGGGCTTTCACTTCAGACTTAAACAACCGTCTGCGCTCGCTTTACGCCCAATAAATCCGGATAACGCTCGGGACATACGTATTACCGCGGCTGCTGGCACGTATTTAGCCGTCCCTTTCTGGTATGGTACCGTCAAAACTAGGTCATTGCCTACCTAGCCTGTTCTTCCCATACAACAGTGCTTTACGACCCGAAAGCCTTCATCACACACGCGGCGTTGCTCCATCAGGCTTGCGCCCATTGTGGAAGATTCCCTACTGCAGCCTCCCGTAGGAGTTTGGGCCGTGTCTCAGTCCCAATGTGGCCGATCAGTCTCTCAACTCGGCTATGCATCATCGTCTTGGTGAGCCTTTACCTCACCAACTAACTAATGCACCGCGAATCCATCCTTAAGCGACGCCAAAGCGTCTTTTAACTTGGCTGCATGTGCAGCTAAGTTTTATACGGTATTAGCATCTGTTTCCAAATGTTATCCCCTACTTGAGGGCAGGTTATTCACGTGTTACTCACCCGTTCGCCACTCGCTTGAAAGGTGCAAGCACCTTTCGCTGCGCGTTCGACTTGCATGTATTAGGCACGCCGCCAGCGTTCATCCTGAGCCAGGATCAAACTCTCATGTTAAAAGTTTGAAGATTGCTCTTCGTTTAAACTGACTTATTTGCTATTTCCATAGCATCATCCGTTTATTGTTTGTTACGAATTGACTTCGCAAATTTGTTTGTTACTTACACTGCGTATAAGCAACCATTACAGATTTGTTTGTTCAAAGTTTTGTTCAGTTTTCAATGTGCTACCCGCTTCAGGTCCCCCTGAAGCAACTTTATTAGTCTAGCACCCTATGGCCTCCCTGTCAAGAGATTTAAAAAAGAAATCTCAAAAAACTACAAATCCTCGAAGGAAGTGAAGGCCGCCGGCTCCAATGTCGTTAGCAATGGCCGAATCTTATCTGCCGGTTCAAAGACCATCCCCGGTGCAACTTCTTTGGCCACCGCCTGCCAGTCCGAAACTTCAAAGGAATATAAGGACATCAAATTGTCCCCTTCCCGGACGGCGGAAAGTTCCCCCAGACGCCAGTGGTCAAAGTTTTTAACGCCGTGTTCCTTAAAGGCTGACAAAATTTTGCCCAGGGACGTCGCGGTCTCGTCATGGCTATGAATTTTAATGGAGAAGAAAGCGTAATCATCTCCCTCGGGCACGACCAAAAAGTAAGGCATGTCATTCTCATAAGCGATTACCGTCGCCGCAACCATTGTCATCTTGCATCGCCTCCCGTCAAATCCGGTTCAAGGCCTCTGCCACCCAACCATCCCAGTTACGGGCAATGGGGGCAAAGCCATAGTCTAAATGATAGTTAGTCCAAAAACGCTTCTTCTGATGATTATTCTTTAATAGGGGCTCATCTTTGAGGGGCATCATGGCCAACTGGCGTACCGACAGACTAATCTTGCCGGTATATAGGTCAATATCTAAGACAATCACCTGCAGCGACTGGCCAACCGTCAGTTCATCATACAAGTTCTTCACGACACCTGACTTAAACTCAGAAATGTGAACCAGCCCCTGCTGGCCATCGGCAAAGCGGACAAAGGCCCCATATTTTTGAATGCCTGAGACAACCCCAGTCACCACATCGCCAATTTGGTAGGCCATGGTTTCCTCCTTGCTAACCGAACTTAGTCCTGCACGTCCATCCGTTCAATTTTAACTTCATCTTGGGGACGGTCATACATGTCACTAGGCAATTTTGCAATCTTGTCAACGACATCCATGCCCTTAACCACCTGACCAAAGACTGTGTGCTTACCATCCAACCAAGGAGTCCCACCATTCTTTTGGTAGGCTTCCTTGATTGGCTCAGGACGGTCATCAATCAGGGCCGCCATCTGACCAGGGAGCTGGTCAGCTTGGACAATGAAGAACTGGGACCCATTGGTGTTGGGGCCGGCGTTAGCCATTGACAAGGCACCACGCAGGTTAAAGAGCTTGTCGCTGATTTCATCTTCAAATGGGTGGCCATAAATACTTTCACCACCCATGCCAGTCCCTTCCGGGTCACCGGTTTGAATCATGAAATCCTTAATAACCCGGTGGAAGATAACACCGTCGTAGTAACCATCCTTAGCGTGGGTAACAAAGTTTTTAACCGTGGCAGGGGCTGCCTCGGGAAAGAGTTTAACTTCGATGTCACCCATCGTGGTAACAATCGTGACCAAGGGTCCCTTAACTTGACTTGGGTCTAATTGTGGAAAGGTCATAGTTACTCCTTAATCAACCGTATTTTCGATGTGGTCAGGATCAATGATGACATCACCATCTTCGATTTCTTCCAAGGCCTCACCAACTGACTTCTCGGACACGAAGTGAACCCGGGTAGCTGGCATGCCAGCATCCAATTCACGGGCCCGCTTAGAAGCCAGGGCAATTAACTTATAACGTGAGTCCACTTTTTCTAACAACTTATCAACTGAAGGATATAGTAACACTGTCTTTCTCCTTAAAAATACTTAGGCATCAATTTGATCAATCACCCGGGTGACCCGCAGACGTTCGGCCGTAATAATGGCCTTAATCCGCTGAACAGCGTTGTCAACGACATCGTTTTCCACCGCATAATTGTAATTAATCATCATTTTAATTTCATTTTTGGCAGCTGCCACCCGTTGGTCAATGATTTCCTCGGAGTCAGTTCCTCGACCTTCCAGACGCGAACGCAGGTTCGTTAGGTCTGGGGGCGTCAAGAAAATATAAACCCCTTCGGGCATTTTGGTTTTAACCTGTAAGGCTCCTTGGACATCAATTTCTAGGAAAACGTCCCGGCCACTGGCCAGGGTCTCATCAATAAAACTCTTGGGCGTTCCGTAGTAATTATTAACATACTGAGCGTACTCCAACATGTCGCCGTTTTGAATCTTTTGTTCAAACTCATCACGGGAAACAAAGAAGTAATCCTGGCCGTCAACCTCACCAGCACGTGGTTTACGGGTCGTGGCTGAGATTGAATACCGAAAATCAATTCCTGGTTCTTCAAAGATTGCTTTACGAACCGTTCCCTTACCAACCCCGGAGGGTCCGGAAAGTACAATTAACAAACCGCGCTGTGTCATTTTTGGCCTCTTCTATCTGTTGGTATTATCCCATTCTAGCACAAATCATGGCCTGAATCTATCTAGGTTCCCGGCGATTGACAGAGGCGCAAGAATATTTGTTCGGCCACTAAAATGGCTTTAAATTGGACTTTTCCTGCTTTAATTTCCCATAAAAAGGTTAAGTTTTGCTTAATCGCTTGCAAATGTTGAACATTTGTTCGTATACTGTTCACATAGCTTAGCGAGGAGGTGTAGTCATGCAGAACTACATGGTTAAAAATTCACGCCCATTACTCTTACAACAAATGGGGACCTGGTTCGAAAAGTTACACCGTTTTCGTCCCCAAGTGCCACTTAAGCGTCAGCTCAATGCTAACGAACTGATTACCCGCTTAGAGATGGCGATTAATTACGATGAAGAAGTGACGGTACAGATTAACCGTTCCCTTGAAAGCGAA from Leuconostocaceae bacterium ESL0723 harbors:
- a CDS encoding CvfD/Ygs/GSP13 family RNA-binding post-transcriptional regulator; amino-acid sequence: MAYQIGDVVTGVVSGIQKYGAFVRFADGQQGLVHISEFKSGVVKNLYDELTVGQSLQVIVLDIDLYTGKISLSVRQLAMMPLKDEPLLKNNHQKKRFWTNYHLDYGFAPIARNWDGWVAEALNRI
- a CDS encoding peptidylprolyl isomerase: MTFPQLDPSQVKGPLVTIVTTMGDIEVKLFPEAAPATVKNFVTHAKDGYYDGVIFHRVIKDFMIQTGDPEGTGMGGESIYGHPFEDEISDKLFNLRGALSMANAGPNTNGSQFFIVQADQLPGQMAALIDDRPEPIKEAYQKNGGTPWLDGKHTVFGQVVKGMDVVDKIAKLPSDMYDRPQDEVKIERMDVQD
- the rpoZ gene encoding DNA-directed RNA polymerase subunit omega; translated protein: MLLYPSVDKLLEKVDSRYKLIALASKRARELDAGMPATRVHFVSEKSVGEALEEIEDGDVIIDPDHIENTVD
- the gmk gene encoding guanylate kinase, which translates into the protein MTQRGLLIVLSGPSGVGKGTVRKAIFEEPGIDFRYSISATTRKPRAGEVDGQDYFFVSRDEFEQKIQNGDMLEYAQYVNNYYGTPKSFIDETLASGRDVFLEIDVQGALQVKTKMPEGVYIFLTPPDLTNLRSRLEGRGTDSEEIIDQRVAAAKNEIKMMINYNYAVENDVVDNAVQRIKAIITAERLRVTRVIDQIDA